A DNA window from Gemmatimonadaceae bacterium contains the following coding sequences:
- a CDS encoding arginine deiminase-related protein has protein sequence MSSRRLVAITHEPSPNMQQFEHTFVGVTPIDLALARRQHLGYRDALRRCGAEVIVLDTNRAMPDCVFVEDTAVVLDEVAVMMSPGAESRRGEPSGIEPALRQFRPIERLALPATMDGGDVVVSGREVYVGRSPRTNQRGIDDLRDLLAPLGYSVTAVRVTGCLHLKTACSALPDGRFLVNADWVDASVFPGSRRVPVPANEPWAGDVLVIGERIIASDAFPETIETLRGCGWEVIPVSVSEFAKAEGGVTCLSVIVTSSVSSPSAATTSRTEVRS, from the coding sequence GTGAGTTCGCGACGGCTCGTGGCGATCACCCACGAGCCGTCGCCGAACATGCAGCAATTCGAGCACACGTTCGTCGGCGTGACGCCGATCGATCTTGCGCTGGCGCGACGGCAGCATCTTGGCTACCGCGATGCGCTGCGCCGCTGCGGCGCCGAAGTCATCGTGCTCGACACGAATCGCGCGATGCCCGATTGCGTGTTCGTGGAAGACACCGCCGTCGTCCTCGACGAGGTGGCGGTGATGATGTCGCCCGGGGCGGAGTCGCGCCGCGGCGAACCGTCTGGCATCGAGCCGGCGCTCCGACAGTTTCGACCGATCGAACGCCTGGCACTCCCGGCGACGATGGACGGCGGCGACGTCGTCGTCTCGGGACGAGAGGTCTATGTCGGCCGGTCGCCTCGGACGAATCAGCGAGGGATCGACGATCTGCGCGACTTGCTCGCGCCCCTGGGCTATTCCGTCACGGCGGTTCGCGTGACGGGATGCCTGCATCTCAAAACCGCGTGCAGCGCGCTGCCCGATGGCCGCTTTCTGGTCAACGCGGATTGGGTCGACGCGTCGGTGTTTCCCGGGAGCCGGCGAGTGCCCGTGCCGGCGAACGAGCCGTGGGCGGGCGACGTGCTCGTGATCGGCGAGCGCATCATCGCGTCGGATGCGTTTCCTGAAACGATCGAGACGCTGCGCGGCTGCGGCTGGGAAGTGATACCAGTTTCGGTATCAGAGTTCGCGAAAGCCGAGGGCGGCGTGACGTGCCTGAGCGTGATCGTTACTTCTTCGGTCTCAAGTCCTTCGGCCGCGACCACTTCTCGAACAGAAGTCCGATCATGA